Below is a genomic region from Ziziphus jujuba cultivar Dongzao chromosome 7, ASM3175591v1.
ataaaaaaagaaagaaaatattttaaacggCTGTATTTGAGTTGGGCGGTGGCACCATGTCAGCTTGTGCAACCGTCTTACAGAATGTTTTTCTCTCGAAGAAGTCAAATGTGATGATAGTGACATTTGGAATTGAAAAAAcagacaaaataaaaataaaaaaagaaaagaaaagaaatttggcaaaaaTCCATCAGAAGTAAACGGAAAAGCCGCGATTGAGAGACGCTGAGCTCATAAGCAAAACCCGTTGGTCTTCGTCTTCGTCTTCGTCTTCGTCTCCATCTCCATCTCCATCTTGTTCCTTCTTTCTTTAATATTATGGTAAGTCATTTCATCGGCTTTTATAATCCAAAATCTAATCTCTATTTCCAAATTCTTCAAAGATCGATCAGCTGAATgaatactatatatatgtaaaatatattatgCATAGGAAGAAAATTATAAAGCTTCTCCACTGAAGCTCTACTCCTACTGGATGAGCTCATGCTCTTTCCGTGTCCGACTTGCCCTCAACTTGAAaggtcttttcttttcttttctttttcttttatcatttcattttcattttcatttgaaaaatgagatttacatatatatatatatatatatacacacacacacacaacaggCCTCGACTACGAATATATACCACTTGTGGAAGGACAGCAATATACTCCCGGTGAGTCCCTTTATTATGTTAATTATGTTTGGTATGAGGGAAAATTTGAAGGATAGAAAAGCAATGATAGAATTATGGAAAGATGGAACatgttgtgttttttttttttttttttaaataattatctctggtatatgttttttgttttctttcatttttgtatgtactttaaaatctttattttttcttcttttcttttcattttccatatttttaactcaatttttttcccccttacttaacattcatattttctttattttccttaatcatccaatttcaattttaagcaagtcattttttcttattttttgtatATGATAATTCTATTTACCTTgcatctttatatttttatataccctaatttaatttttgttcttttttccccattttctttatttaatcaagtttttttttttttttcccatgccACTTACTATTTTCTttatccatatatttttattttctaagaagccttttttctttttcttaactcaagtcttttttttaatctctttttttgtcggttttttttttttttttttttcccctccttgCGCTTTTgatctatatgtatatttatgcaTAATTTTTGAGACAATAACATTGAGATTTGTCCGGAACAACATGTGTAAAGATACATATGGAATTGTAAATATCCTTAAACATCCTTTTAAGGATTGATGTTgcttggataattttttttttcagatttccACGTGAAAAAAATTactctttatatatacatatatatatacactcatatatttcttaattaatttattttattcatttttcaattttaaattcaagTTTGTTTACCTCTCagatctctttctttttctttttagtttaacTTGTTGTCTgtgctttttttattatcatgtctttttcttttttgggtatttatttcattttctttccaaactatgtcttttatatttttaacttaaaaggtttttttttttctcatttttttaatattgattctATATTATCTAGCATGCATTTTagttctttccttcttttttttttttccctctctttacgctttatttttttagtatagcAACAtaaaccacttttttttttttaataaaatatgtctttATGTAATTATGATTTGTCctcaattatattctttattttaacataattttcattgttatattactttttttgtCACTCAAATATTCTGTTTTTACTTTTGTACACtgcatctttatttttcttttatacaaCAAGGgtacaagaaaaagaataaaaattgaaatgcataaataaattaaaacaaggaATAAAAACCGagtaaaaggggaaaaaagtagaagattgcccaaaataaaaaaattaatataaaaaaaagaaaccaccATTGAGAAACAAAAACGCAATGCAAtactttgtattttaaaaataaaaataaagaaaaaggagaaagcatgaattaaaaaaaaaaattcgagtaaaattaataatacttgatttataaaaatatatattagaaaaaaaaaaaaaacttgtgtaaaaaaattaatgattaaattaattcaaaaattaaagttttctttcttttcatttcttccTTTTATACCAAATGAATGATCGGAAACTACCTTTTCATCCTTCATGTCATACCAAACAAGTGGAGTGATAgacataattttttccatccttTCTATTTTTCCATCCTTCCTACCAAATGGAGGCTAATTCATGGATTGAGATATCAGTCAAACGAATTCACACCAACGTCAGCTATTTTGCAGTTAGTatgaatttgattattttgCAGAGTTTATGAAACTCAATCCAATTAGTTATGTCCCGGTGCTGGTGGATGGGGAGCTAGTTATTGCTGACTCTTTGGCCATAATATTGGTTagttatttgctatttttttttttttcataatttttaccTAGTTTTATAAAACCCTTTGCTgttgtttgtttctttgtttataATTTGACAGTATTTGAATGAGAAGTACCCACATCAGCATCCACTGTTGCCTACTGATCTTCATAAAAAAGCCATCAATTATCAGGTACTGTGCTCTATCTTtcgtcttcttcatcttcttctcctAACTATAACATAATGTCACTTGTTTATGCACTCCATATGTTGTTTACGATTAGTCTTGCCACCAAATGTCTAGAAAATCTCTTGCAGGATCAGTTTACCAGATTAAGTTGAATCCATACAAGTAGTTGGGTCCGGAACATGATTGGTTTTGTTTACTTGGTTCCGAAATCAATTTCTTCTGGGTTTATATGCAGTCCTTTCGTGTGAAAAATGAATGCAGCTAACTTCACCAATACTATATAACTTAATTCACGGACAGGCCCATCACAGTTATTACACAGGACTCGCAATACTGCACTATTACAAACCCTTTCGAAAAGAAGTAATGCAAATAGAGATTGGTGGATTTTGGCCAATTAGTCCTGTTTGAAAAAAATCCAACACTAAGCATCTCTTGATTGTAGGAAGGTGTCACCTTCTAAATTGaagtaaataagaaaataataataacaattgcaaaaaataaaataaatcagacaattgtatttaattgcagaaaataaacaattaaaaaggtTTTAATTCCTTAACGATTAAAGTACTTTAATcaactaagaaaaaataaataagaataatgtcaataataataataataatgataatagtaaTTGAAGCCAATAAAATAAGCGGTCCAAGAACCagcacaaaattaaattattaaaaaaaaaaatactagatagTCTAAGGGCCAACactaaataaaactaaataataggtGGCCAGAAGGCTTGCTCTATGTTAAaaactagaattaaaaataaaaaaagtattctAGTGTAAAAAGATGTAGCAGAGGTTGAGGTCCCTTCAATGAACAAATGAGGTCAATATATAGTAAGAGAAGCCACccacaaatctttttttttttcgatatgGGATAATTGAAAACCTTTTATTTCCAAAACTCaattggtttttcttcttctaatccATGtgggatatttttttattatgcttCTTTATTATCTTAGATCGAAAAAATTGGTACAAAGATTGCCCCTCATGTTTcattaaattagactaattttaTGAAACATGTAACATTTCAATTTTTCGGTCTCAACTCTTCGTACTAGTACCCTACGATAGCCATTGGCATGATCATGTTGGTCTTCGATTGTCTTTGTCTACGACATTTGGTCTTTTGTCTAGACCAGAATCCTTTTGGATCATGCTTCATAGTCGCACAACCAATTATCTTTAAAATGACATTTTCAGCAGCTCCGAAATGCATGCTCAAACCCTTATTCATATTGTTCTTGATCTTTGGCCGTCCAAAGTCTCGATTAGTTTGGAGGTTATAATATCCATTCTTCCACCTAAGATTGTTTGGATTGGCTTGATATAGTTGAGAGACGTCATATCGACAATACTTCTGGTTACCACCCTGGTGTATAAGCGGTTGCCCTCTAGCCTGAATTCGATTTCTGGTTGGTGGAAAAACATATAGTTGGCTCTTCTGTCCCATGTCTTCAACGTGTTTCATCATTGTTAGTGCAATCATAAAGGCATGCACTCTAATAGATGTAGTCCGTGGAGTCACTATCGTTCTGGATACGGTCTAAGGGGCCAGCACCGTGGTAGATGTGACTAAAGGTGCTACCAGGATGGATGCGGCCCTAAAAGCCTGCATTCCAATAGGTATTGATACGACTTAAGCTGTCTACACTGGAATGGATCTAGCCTGGTGAGCCAACTTTGGGGCTGAGGCAACCTAGGAGGTCAGCACTTCTATAGGTGTTAATGCAGCCTGGAGTTCCTACAACTGGATAGATGCGGCCTGATTGGCCAACATTGGGGCAGAGGGGCCTTGGAGGCCAGCACTATTGTAGGTGTTGATGAGGCTTGGGGTTCTTGCAACTGGATTAATATAGCCTGGAGGGCCAGCATTGAGGCAGAGGTGGCCTTGGAGGCCTGCACTCTTGTACGTGTCAATGCGGCCTGGAGGGCCTGCAACTTGATAGATGTGGCCTGATTGGCCAGCATCGGGGGAAAGGCGGCCTTGGAGGCCAGCACTCCTGTAAGCGGTGATGCGGCCTGGGGGGCATGAGGGGCCAATATCGGGGTTGATACGGCCTGTGGAGTCATCATCGAGATAGAGGTGGCCTTAGAGGCCAGCACTCCTATGGGTGTTAATGCGGCCTGGGGGGCCTGTACAATCTGTTCTTCTCGGCCATTTTTAACATTTTGGCCTTGGTTTTCTGTTGATCCTCCACTATGAATTGGGTTTCGACCAGGTGGGGGAATATAAGGTTGTCGTTCTGGTACGACTATCCTTCCTTCATTTCCGTTTGTTCTTGCCAGAACAGTTGGTGGATCAGTTCTTGACTTATTGCCTTCAGGCACGGCCAAAAAGGCCTGCATTTGTTCTTCTTGGCCAGTAAATGGCCTTGCACCACTCAATGAGGCTTGAGTAACCTACAATTATTGACGCAACAAATCCATAATGCCTTTCAACATTGTTTGTTGGGTCTCCTAGAATCATTGTTGGGTTTCTTGGAATACTTCTATCTTCCTTTGACCCTCCTTCAGATCTTGGGATAGCTCACGGATCGACTCCTGGGTGGACATCTCCGTTGAGTCAAGAGTCTTACCAGCTCCTTCCTCTTTGTTGTTGTTAAGGGTGTCGGACTCTGAAGACCTTGATAGAGTGTGAACCATTGTCCTCGGTTGAAATTTTATGTAGGTCCCATCGAGcatgccaaaaaataatattagaaaaaaaatccaacactATGCGTCTCTTACTGTGTGAGCATGCCACCTTCTAGATTAAAggaaatagagaaaataataataacaattgcaaaaaataaaataaatcagaaGATTGTATTTAATTGCAGagaacaaacaattaaaaatattctaatgccttaatgattaaaggactttaatcaactaagaaaaaataaataagaacaatgccaaaaaaaataataataatgataatagtaaTTGAAGCCAATAAAACAGGCGGTCCAAGGACcaacacaaaattaaattgctaaaaataaatactaaatggTCTAAGGGCCAACactaaataaaactaaataataggcGGTCAAAAAGGCTGCTCTATGTTAAaaactagaattaaaaataaaaaacgtatTCTAGTGTAAAAAGATGTAGTAGAAGTTGAGATCCCTTCAATGAGCAAATGGAGCTTCAATAATAAAAGAAGCCACCCacaaatctctttctttttcgATATGGGATAATTGAAAacgttttattttcaaaacccaaTTGGTTTTTCTTCGTCTAATCTATGtgggatatttttttattatgcttCTTTATTATCTTAGACCGAAAGTATTGATACAAACAAGTCCAAAGAATAAGATACAATGCCGAACATGGTGAATATGCTAACAGGGCTATCCTTTTATTCAGGGTGGACGATATGTTTGGGAAAATACTTTTGGTATCCGTCTTTGGCAGATTGATGCCTTGTTTTTCTTAATATAATCCagtgatagtttttttttattccttggcTTTTCCTTCCTCAAGCATTCTTTTCGTTCACTCTTACATAATGTATTCTACCATGCCCTgtcattatttttcatattttaacaCTAATAGGTACTCGATTATCATGTTATATGCAGGCTGCAAGTATTGTTCACTCCAGCATACAGCCTCATCAAAATCAAGCAGTACTGATTATTATATTAtgtggattgggttatttttcTCATATACATTGTCATCTTTTTGCcaattaaaattgaatatatgtTCGGATGACATTGTTCCACTTTTGCTCTTTTTCTATTTACAGAGATACATTGAAAAAGAATTTGGTCCAGATCAGAAACTTCCTTGGCTAAGATATCATATTGGAAAAGGCTTTGCAGGTAAGTTTTATACTAAACTACTGTTGGATTGATACCCTTTCTCGACCTCTCCCCTTCCCTGTTCAACAAGTAAAACTAATTCGAACGTAGAATTTGAAAGCAGGTAAAACCAGATTATGTTGTGATTGTTATTATAATTGATCAAGTAGTCATGCTTGTGTGCTTTGAAAACTTGCTTTCAGCTGTAAACCATGAAATTGGACATTTTTATCTACTCTTGCTCTGCGGGCTACCAATTTGCACCAGAAGAGTACCTGAGTTTGCTTGGCTTAAACCTATACAAAGAATTTAGTTCTAGAGTTTTCAAACCTCTTTTTTTCATTATGATGTCAGCCATTATGTCCCTCTTAGCAGTTTGTTCATATATACCTGAGGAAAAGGCCATTTTGTTTTTAGTAGGATTTAGAAACAAGAGAAATTATACAATTAGGCTTTGATGCCATGTTTGGTTAAAATCAATTTGGGAAGTTTAAGCTAATAGAAAATGGTCCCAACTACAATTATCAAACTAACACATAGACAGTTAAGAGTtgtaaataattatgaaattagaGAGATGAGGGAATAGAAGAGGAAAGTTCCTACACATATAATAAAAGAGGAAAGTTCCTACACATACATTTATGTATGGATTGCATCACAAGTTCCCTAATAGAGCTTCAATACCGCTTGCATGATTCTGATCTTAATTCCATTGGAAAACCATGAACTCTGaagtgagaaaagaaaaatgatattaGATAGGCTACTTAACAATAAGAACCCTATAAATGAAGTCCTACTTTATTCCGTTTGATTATAGGTTTGCTTTTCTTGATTTCCTTGTACTTTATGTCAGCCTACCATAATTACAGTACAAACAGTTGGGAATTTGAATCTTGTAAACCTCCAGTTTAAATCCTTGACATGCAAACAACGTACTAATTATCTTTTATAGTTGGGGAGAATTGAAAGTCAGAATGGGCAATTGTCTTTATTAGATTATCTTTAGCAATTGAGCACTTCAGCAATTAGAAAATTTTGTATAGTTTAAGGCTTTATAGTTCCCTGTATTTTAATCCAAAGTTTGTAAAAATAAGCCTACTTTTCATTTCTAGTGAATATGCATAATAGGACAACATGAACCAGCATTATCTAAGTATGGATTTTTTCATGGAAAATCTACTGAATATGAACTTCTCTGCTTCTATTTTATGGTTTCTGCTCCCTCAATGGATTCAAATCTTTATTTTGATATCTATTTTACATGTGTTTCAGCACTTGAAAAGCTGCTCAAAGATTATGCTGGAAGATATGCAACTGGGGATGAAGTGCACCTGGTTTGGAGTCTTATTTAATCaactaaaatttatttgtttattcattttttaatgccagttatatattatatgtacatAAAATATGCATGCACATATTTAAATAGGCAGagtttaaagatttttttctcGATCATTGTAGCAAGTCTATAAAGATTGCTTTAAAACatacaattattaattatagaATCTAAATTGTGGTGACAGAACTTAGTAATTCCATCTGGGATTATATAAGCAACAAGACCACCATTAGGTTATGGATGCCTGTTCAAGTTTAAATAGATGTATACTATTAAGATTCTTTAGTAGAAACACAATAATCTACAATTTCCTCTTTCTTTTAATATCAAAGATATTTATGTTCTTCTTGTGGTAAAATTTGGTGGCTGAGCCCCCCATATAAACTAGCCTAAAACACTGAGACGAACATTCCCCCATATAATCACCTTACAATACGTCTGCCTCATAGGCACAGAGTGTAACAATCAAAACTGAAATCCTGCTTAAGGCTGGAAGAATCAAAGAAATCAGCCATCTTATCAGACTCTCTATCGATATTAGATAGTG
It encodes:
- the LOC107425638 gene encoding glutathione S-transferase zeta class isoform X2, which gives rise to MEENYKASPLKLYSYWMSSCSFRVRLALNLKGLDYEYIPLVEGQQYTPEFMKLNPISYVPVLVDGELVIADSLAIILYLNEKYPHQHPLLPTDLHKKAINYQAASIVHSSIQPHQNQARYIEKEFGPDQKLPWLRYHIGKGFAALEKLLKDYAGRYATGDEVHLADIFLAPQLYAATKRFNIDMDQFPLLSRLDEAYSQLPAFQVAIPEKQPDAPSSRTS
- the LOC107425638 gene encoding glutathione S-transferase zeta class isoform X1, which encodes MEENYKASPLKLYSYWMSSCSFRVRLALNLKGLDYEYIPLVEGQQYTPEFMKLNPISYVPVLVDGELVIADSLAIILYLNEKYPHQHPLLPTDLHKKAINYQAASIVHSSIQPHQNQARYIEKEFGPDQKLPWLRYHIGKGFAALEKLLKDYAGRYATGDEVHLADIFLAPQLYAATKRFNIDMQDQFPLLSRLDEAYSQLPAFQVAIPEKQPDAPSSRTS
- the LOC107425638 gene encoding glutathione S-transferase zeta class isoform X3; this translates as MSSCSFRVRLALNLKGLDYEYIPLVEGQQYTPEFMKLNPISYVPVLVDGELVIADSLAIILYLNEKYPHQHPLLPTDLHKKAINYQAASIVHSSIQPHQNQARYIEKEFGPDQKLPWLRYHIGKGFAALEKLLKDYAGRYATGDEVHLADIFLAPQLYAATKRFNIDMQDQFPLLSRLDEAYSQLPAFQVAIPEKQPDAPSSRTS
- the LOC107425638 gene encoding glutathione S-transferase zeta class isoform X4 gives rise to the protein MEENYKASPLKLYSYWMSSCSFRVRLALNLKGLDYEYIPLVEGQQYTPEFMKLNPISYVPVLVDGELVIADSLAIILYLNEKYPHQHPLLPTDLHKKAINYQAASIVHSSIQPHQNQARYIEKEFGPDQKLPWLRYHIGKGFAALEKLLKDYAGRYATGDEVHLADIFLAPQLYAATKRFNIDMIVLDARLWKLF